A DNA window from Streptomyces sp. CA-278952 contains the following coding sequences:
- a CDS encoding SCO6880 family protein, whose product MTTQSHTMTPRRTYLIGRARPNAIVGKNRETGEIALIIAGAFLGMMSGLLVPVLSLRIVCLVGFPMLALAVVYVPYKGRTFYKWFEINRSFKRSLRRGTAYRSTAMEAGVSSDGREVEIGPPPGIGRISWLAAPFGPDEIAVLLHADRRTVTAAIEIEGPGVGLRDSEDQEALVDRFGTLLKHVANGDGFVTRLQMLARTLPADPDAHAKDVAQRGDKASPGWLQESYDQLQSMVSTSSEQHRAYLVACMHYSRELAAEANAMARAARPHGGRKLDRDAGLAVVMARELTDICARLAEADIRVRQPLGQSRLASLVHSMYDPDHPIDHIQAMTKRNAWPAELDAVEPTFLQAKTRESSTRAPWCHATAWVKEWPMTPVGVNFLAPLLVHTPDVIRTVAVCMDLEPTEVAIERMLTEKTNDDAEASRQAKMNRTVDPRDIAAHGRLDQRGEDLASGAAGVNLVGYITVSSRSPEALARDKRTIRASAGKSYLKLEWCDREHHRAFVNTLPFATGIRR is encoded by the coding sequence TTGACGACCCAGTCCCACACGATGACGCCCCGCCGCACGTATCTCATCGGCCGCGCCCGGCCGAACGCGATCGTCGGCAAGAACCGCGAGACCGGCGAGATCGCCCTCATCATCGCCGGCGCGTTCCTCGGCATGATGAGCGGACTCCTCGTCCCTGTCCTCTCCCTCCGCATCGTCTGCCTCGTGGGCTTCCCCATGCTGGCTCTCGCCGTCGTGTACGTCCCGTACAAGGGCCGCACCTTCTACAAGTGGTTCGAGATCAACCGCAGCTTCAAACGCTCCCTGCGCCGCGGCACCGCCTACCGCTCCACCGCCATGGAAGCGGGCGTCAGCTCCGACGGCCGTGAGGTCGAGATCGGCCCGCCCCCCGGCATCGGCCGGATCAGCTGGCTCGCCGCCCCCTTCGGCCCCGACGAGATCGCCGTGCTCCTCCACGCCGACCGCCGCACCGTCACCGCGGCCATCGAGATCGAGGGCCCCGGCGTCGGCCTCCGCGACAGCGAGGACCAGGAAGCCCTCGTCGACCGCTTCGGCACCCTCCTCAAGCACGTGGCCAACGGCGACGGCTTCGTCACCCGCCTCCAGATGCTCGCCCGCACCCTCCCGGCCGACCCCGACGCCCACGCCAAGGACGTCGCCCAGCGCGGCGACAAGGCGTCCCCGGGCTGGCTCCAGGAGTCCTACGACCAGCTCCAGTCCATGGTCTCCACCTCCAGCGAGCAGCACCGCGCCTACCTCGTCGCCTGCATGCACTACAGCCGCGAACTGGCCGCCGAGGCCAACGCCATGGCCCGCGCCGCCCGCCCCCACGGCGGCCGCAAGCTCGACCGCGACGCCGGCCTCGCCGTCGTCATGGCCCGCGAGCTCACCGACATCTGCGCCCGCCTCGCCGAGGCCGACATCCGGGTACGCCAGCCGCTCGGCCAGAGCCGCCTGGCCTCCCTCGTACACTCCATGTACGACCCCGACCACCCCATCGACCACATCCAGGCCATGACCAAGCGCAACGCCTGGCCTGCCGAACTGGACGCGGTCGAGCCGACGTTCCTCCAGGCCAAGACCCGCGAGTCCTCCACCCGCGCCCCCTGGTGCCACGCCACGGCCTGGGTGAAGGAATGGCCCATGACCCCCGTCGGCGTCAACTTCCTCGCCCCGCTCCTCGTCCACACCCCCGACGTCATCCGTACGGTCGCCGTCTGCATGGACCTCGAACCCACCGAGGTAGCCATCGAACGCATGCTGACCGAGAAGACCAACGACGACGCCGAGGCCAGCCGCCAGGCCAAGATGAACCGCACCGTCGACCCCCGGGACATCGCCGCCCACGGCCGGCTCGACCAGCGGGGTGAAGATCTCGCCAGCGGAGCGGCCGGAGTGAACCTGGTGGGGTACATCACGGTGTCGTCGCGCTCACCGGAGGCCCTCGCCCGCGACAAGCGCACCATCCGCGCCTCGGCGGGCAAGTCGTATCTCAAGCTGGAATGGTGCGACCGCGAGCACCACCGGGCCTTCGTGAACACGCTCCCGTTCGCCACCGGCATCCGCCGGTGA
- a CDS encoding alpha/beta hydrolase has protein sequence MSGRGGGAGSALTWTALREVKCAELEQAADGWGRVSNRADAARDRVEGQLLPVLRNTQKGEAVGAAVGRLRRLGTNFQYIYTECGLLRTTLNSLAHEIRAQQRVLQGALDDAAALRFTVHADGSVAYPAAGEGLVDGKPLAGGTASGVPNPGMVTPSGLVAPNPNAGKAQDIADRVAQAVRTAADADWRYTRILRSLKAQEGLGVPAATWKDAAADAAAVREAAGSYLRNAIPHDASPAERKAWWAGLTDEQREEYLAVYPDQIGNLDGIPALVRDAANRDNLQLLMGKLEGRDDEDSATKLAALREIDRQLRAVPRAGEPPMYLLGIGDQGNGRAIVSYGNPDTARNVAAYVPGLNTSLDEEFATNDLKRARDLSIVSNRHGEPAAAITWLGYDAPQSPDGLGSLSVAADGRAEDGGLAFREFMGGIEVANENQDPHMTAIGHSYGSRTVGSAAQYPGGIPGVDDIVFVGSPGVGVDSADALGVGRDHVFVGAAANDVVTKLPSKGEFAVGASEMLVGGPVAAYVFGGLADRGDDDVWFGKDPASEAFGAQRFEVGAGPPLVGEGRVTIDAHSEYFDPELDRTSVENMALIAAGHANRIQREEPR, from the coding sequence GTGAGCGGACGGGGCGGTGGTGCCGGTTCAGCCCTGACCTGGACCGCGTTACGTGAGGTGAAGTGCGCCGAACTGGAGCAGGCGGCGGACGGCTGGGGGCGGGTCAGCAACCGTGCCGACGCGGCCCGGGACCGTGTCGAGGGCCAACTCCTGCCCGTTCTGCGCAACACCCAGAAGGGAGAGGCGGTGGGCGCGGCCGTGGGGCGGCTGCGGAGGCTGGGGACGAACTTCCAGTACATCTACACCGAGTGCGGGCTGCTGCGGACCACGCTGAACAGCCTCGCCCATGAGATCAGGGCCCAGCAGCGTGTGTTGCAGGGGGCGCTGGACGATGCGGCGGCGCTGCGGTTCACCGTGCACGCGGACGGTTCGGTGGCGTATCCGGCGGCGGGCGAGGGTCTGGTCGACGGGAAGCCGTTGGCGGGCGGGACGGCGTCCGGGGTTCCGAACCCGGGCATGGTCACCCCTTCGGGTCTCGTAGCGCCCAACCCGAACGCCGGCAAGGCCCAGGACATCGCGGACCGGGTGGCGCAGGCCGTACGGACGGCGGCCGACGCGGACTGGCGGTACACCAGGATTCTGCGGTCGCTGAAGGCGCAGGAGGGACTGGGCGTCCCGGCCGCGACTTGGAAGGACGCCGCGGCCGATGCGGCGGCGGTGCGGGAGGCGGCGGGCAGCTACCTGAGGAACGCGATCCCGCACGATGCGAGCCCGGCGGAGCGCAAGGCGTGGTGGGCCGGGCTGACGGACGAACAGCGGGAGGAGTACCTCGCGGTGTACCCGGATCAGATCGGCAACCTGGACGGGATCCCGGCCCTCGTACGGGACGCGGCGAACCGGGACAACCTTCAGCTGCTGATGGGGAAGCTGGAGGGGCGGGACGACGAGGATTCGGCGACCAAGCTCGCGGCACTGCGGGAGATCGACCGGCAGTTGAGGGCGGTGCCGCGGGCGGGGGAGCCGCCGATGTACCTGCTCGGCATCGGGGATCAGGGAAACGGTCGGGCGATCGTCTCGTACGGGAATCCTGATACGGCGCGGAATGTGGCGGCTTATGTTCCGGGGTTGAATACCTCGTTGGATGAGGAGTTTGCCACGAACGACCTGAAGCGAGCTCGTGACCTGTCCATCGTATCGAATCGTCATGGTGAACCTGCCGCTGCAATCACGTGGCTCGGATATGACGCACCGCAGTCACCGGATGGGCTCGGGTCTCTTTCTGTCGCTGCGGATGGCAGAGCGGAAGATGGTGGCTTGGCCTTCCGTGAATTTATGGGCGGAATCGAGGTAGCTAACGAGAATCAAGATCCTCACATGACGGCCATTGGTCACTCATACGGCTCGCGGACCGTTGGGTCCGCTGCGCAGTATCCAGGCGGAATTCCCGGTGTTGATGACATTGTGTTCGTCGGGAGTCCGGGAGTGGGGGTCGATAGTGCGGACGCACTCGGAGTGGGTCGGGATCATGTGTTCGTCGGAGCAGCTGCCAATGATGTTGTGACCAAACTTCCATCCAAGGGCGAGTTCGCGGTAGGAGCGTCCGAGATGCTGGTCGGCGGGCCAGTCGCAGCTTATGTCTTCGGTGGACTAGCCGACAGAGGGGACGACGATGTCTGGTTCGGCAAGGATCCGGCCAGTGAAGCATTCGGGGCCCAACGATTCGAGGTAGGAGCTGGGCCGCCCCTGGTCGGTGAGGGGAGGGTCACGATCGATGCCCACTCGGAATACTTCGACCCCGAGCTCGATAGGACGTCGGTCGAAAATATGGCCTTGATCGCCGCAGGGCACGCGAACAGGATCCAAAGAGAAGAGCCTCGCTAA
- a CDS encoding alpha/beta hydrolase produces the protein MPRPLQAVLILLHVLFVATLVGAVRALSTAASVDAVDGYLLGLLLYASLPGIGAFVLSLYVRKGGVRVWYGLLAVQAWIVLGALAELSGGAGAGGVARLVIPTAGIVLLCRPGSRRWFRSGLEQRAEQRLFSLGRMMKLRRDAGQTALEYLGLVLVVVALVGGLTATGTGRQLTAEIRSAICELTGGSCPASGQDVVAGGGSAGGSGNGSGGGDGSGVGSGDDDASGAGTDGGAGADGGGGDESSLTGGVGGADTSGGTRDTGGTATTGSTGGTGGTGGAGGTGGDRGSTAGSASSGGSGSGDAVGSGNASGAQGGDQGGGAFPPSDSLVPVDAGRPADPHGGGFLDGFLRDGLGGDVQGVVDAVLRPGESGQRIVDQWGRDTQGAGEKWGRGDYVGAVWDWNKAVGGAGAGLAIPGSGARVDAEVRDAERAHLSGRIPQNATPAGNKAWWDGLSPEERDRYIELVPERIGNLDGIPVLARDAANRRNLPALIDKLEGVDTDKARDQLAGLREIERQLEEDGKPPMYLIGIGDEGNGRAIVSFGNPDASQHVSAYVPGLNTSLDEEFAKNDLGRARDTAIGAQGYDDSTASIVWLGYDAPQLPDKDGAAGYFAVMGTGRAEKGGAAYRDFMGGISVTNQNKDPHMTAIGHSYGSRTVGAAAARPGGIPGVDDIILVGSPGVGVDHAVDLGVGSEHVFVGAAANDPVTKLPSKTQVVVGGIGLALGGPGGAYLGGDLADPGDDDLWFGKDPASKAFGARRFPVADGPPLVSGSGVSLDSHSNYFSPERDAVSADSIALIVSGNADRLKMEEPK, from the coding sequence ATGCCCCGGCCGTTGCAGGCGGTGCTGATCCTTCTTCACGTTCTCTTCGTGGCCACCCTGGTGGGCGCGGTCAGGGCCCTGTCGACGGCGGCCTCGGTGGACGCTGTCGACGGGTACCTCCTCGGGCTGTTGCTCTACGCGTCGTTACCCGGCATCGGCGCCTTCGTGCTGTCGCTGTACGTCCGTAAGGGCGGCGTCCGGGTCTGGTACGGGCTTCTCGCCGTTCAGGCGTGGATCGTCCTCGGCGCCCTCGCCGAGCTGAGCGGCGGGGCCGGGGCGGGGGGTGTCGCCCGGCTGGTGATACCGACGGCCGGCATCGTGCTGCTGTGCCGGCCGGGGAGCCGTCGATGGTTCCGGAGCGGTCTGGAGCAGCGGGCCGAGCAACGGCTGTTCAGCCTCGGCCGGATGATGAAGCTCCGCCGCGACGCCGGGCAGACCGCGCTGGAGTATCTGGGCCTCGTCCTCGTGGTCGTCGCGCTCGTCGGCGGGCTGACGGCCACCGGAACCGGCAGGCAGCTCACCGCAGAGATCCGTAGCGCGATCTGCGAACTCACCGGTGGCTCGTGCCCGGCGTCGGGGCAGGACGTCGTGGCCGGCGGCGGAAGCGCCGGCGGGAGCGGCAACGGCAGCGGCGGCGGTGACGGCAGCGGTGTCGGCAGCGGTGACGATGATGCTTCGGGTGCCGGTACGGACGGGGGTGCTGGTGCCGACGGCGGCGGTGGTGACGAGTCCAGTCTTACCGGGGGTGTCGGCGGTGCCGATACCAGCGGTGGCACGCGTGACACCGGAGGGACCGCGACCACCGGAAGCACTGGCGGCACTGGCGGTACCGGCGGCGCTGGTGGAACTGGGGGAGACCGCGGCAGTACCGCCGGGAGCGCCAGCAGCGGCGGCAGCGGCTCCGGTGACGCCGTCGGCTCCGGGAACGCTTCAGGTGCCCAAGGGGGTGACCAAGGCGGCGGTGCCTTTCCCCCGAGCGATTCCCTTGTGCCGGTCGACGCGGGTAGACCCGCGGACCCCCATGGCGGCGGGTTCCTCGACGGGTTCCTCAGGGACGGGCTGGGCGGCGACGTGCAAGGGGTCGTCGACGCGGTGCTGCGGCCGGGCGAGAGCGGTCAGCGCATCGTCGACCAGTGGGGGCGCGACACCCAGGGCGCGGGTGAGAAATGGGGGCGGGGCGACTACGTCGGCGCTGTCTGGGACTGGAACAAGGCGGTCGGCGGCGCCGGCGCCGGGCTGGCGATACCCGGCTCCGGGGCGCGGGTCGACGCCGAGGTGCGGGACGCCGAGCGCGCGCACCTGAGCGGGCGGATCCCGCAGAACGCCACGCCCGCCGGGAACAAGGCCTGGTGGGACGGGCTCTCGCCCGAGGAGCGCGATCGGTACATCGAGCTTGTCCCGGAGCGGATCGGCAATCTCGACGGCATCCCGGTCCTCGCGCGCGACGCCGCCAACCGCAGGAATCTCCCCGCGCTCATCGACAAGCTGGAGGGCGTCGACACCGACAAGGCCCGTGACCAGCTGGCCGGGCTGCGGGAGATCGAGCGGCAGCTCGAGGAGGACGGGAAGCCGCCCATGTATCTCATCGGGATCGGTGACGAGGGCAACGGGCGGGCCATCGTCTCGTTCGGCAATCCGGACGCCTCCCAGCACGTGTCGGCATACGTACCGGGGCTCAACACCTCGCTCGACGAGGAGTTCGCCAAGAACGACCTCGGGCGGGCCCGGGACACCGCGATCGGGGCGCAGGGGTACGACGACTCGACTGCGTCCATCGTCTGGCTCGGGTACGACGCGCCGCAGCTGCCGGACAAGGACGGGGCGGCGGGCTACTTCGCCGTCATGGGCACGGGGCGCGCCGAGAAGGGCGGGGCGGCCTACCGCGACTTCATGGGCGGGATCTCCGTGACCAACCAGAACAAGGACCCGCACATGACGGCCATCGGACACTCCTACGGGTCCCGGACCGTGGGCGCCGCCGCGGCCCGGCCCGGCGGGATCCCCGGGGTCGACGACATCATCCTGGTCGGCAGTCCGGGGGTCGGCGTCGACCACGCCGTGGACCTCGGTGTCGGCAGTGAGCACGTCTTCGTGGGGGCCGCCGCCAACGACCCGGTGACCAAGCTGCCCTCGAAGACCCAGGTGGTGGTGGGCGGCATCGGGCTGGCCCTGGGCGGCCCCGGTGGGGCCTATCTGGGCGGCGATCTGGCCGATCCGGGCGACGACGACCTGTGGTTCGGGAAGGATCCGGCGAGCAAGGCGTTCGGGGCGCGGCGCTTCCCGGTGGCCGACGGACCGCCGCTCGTCAGTGGGAGCGGTGTCAGTCTGGACTCGCACTCGAACTACTTCAGCCCGGAACGCGATGCCGTGTCCGCGGACAGCATCGCCCTGATCGTGTCGGGCAACGCCGACCGGCTCAAGATGGAGGAACCGAAGTGA
- a CDS encoding C40 family peptidase — MFGGIGVGMVMCFLALLVVGTYSAAAGLAGPGGGGAVALAKGAVPARFQPLVQKWGNLCPAINPALLAAQLYQESGWNPQAQSHAAAQGIAQFIPGTWATHGIDGNGDGKRDVWDPADAIPSAASYDCELAGYVKKVPGDPTSNMLAAYNAGAYAVIKYGGVPPYKETQNYVRIIRSLEKSFARPVGRVTPSRQAAGALYFAQKKLGTPYLWGGNGTPEQQGRFDCSGLTQAAYRTVGIELPRVANDQYNAGPHPSRDELLPGDLVFFSDDLTNSRAIRHVGMYVGGGYMINAPFTGSVIRFDKIDTPDYFGATRVTKDGAAALPTDLPTG; from the coding sequence GTGTTCGGTGGCATCGGCGTCGGCATGGTCATGTGCTTCCTGGCGCTGCTCGTCGTCGGTACGTACTCCGCCGCCGCCGGGCTCGCCGGGCCGGGGGGCGGCGGTGCAGTCGCGCTGGCCAAGGGGGCGGTCCCGGCGCGGTTCCAGCCGCTGGTGCAGAAGTGGGGCAACCTCTGCCCCGCCATCAACCCGGCGCTGCTGGCCGCGCAGTTGTACCAGGAGAGCGGCTGGAACCCGCAGGCGCAGAGTCACGCCGCCGCGCAGGGCATCGCCCAGTTCATCCCCGGTACGTGGGCCACGCACGGGATCGACGGCAACGGCGACGGCAAGCGGGACGTGTGGGACCCCGCCGACGCGATCCCCTCGGCCGCCTCGTACGACTGTGAGCTCGCCGGGTACGTGAAGAAGGTGCCGGGCGACCCGACGAGCAACATGCTCGCCGCGTACAACGCCGGCGCGTACGCGGTGATCAAGTACGGCGGCGTCCCGCCGTACAAGGAGACGCAGAACTACGTCAGGATCATCCGCTCGCTGGAGAAGAGCTTCGCCCGGCCCGTCGGCCGCGTCACGCCCTCCCGGCAGGCCGCCGGGGCCCTCTACTTCGCACAGAAGAAGCTCGGCACGCCGTATCTGTGGGGCGGTAACGGGACGCCGGAGCAGCAGGGCCGGTTCGACTGTTCGGGACTGACCCAGGCGGCGTACCGGACCGTCGGCATCGAGCTGCCGCGCGTCGCCAACGACCAGTACAACGCGGGCCCGCATCCCTCGCGGGACGAGCTGCTGCCGGGGGATCTGGTGTTCTTCTCCGACGACCTCACCAACTCGCGTGCGATCCGGCACGTCGGGATGTACGTCGGGGGCGGCTATATGATCAACGCGCCGTTCACCGGCTCGGTCATCCGGTTCGACAAGATCGATACGCCGGACTACTTCGGTGCGACACGGGTCACGAAGGACGGCGCCGCCGCCCTTCCGACGGATCTGCCCACGGGGTGA
- a CDS encoding phosphatase PAP2 family protein, protein MAGLELDGSNPDVSLLYDINGLAKAAPTWFDRVMEFVGEYGIMFGLVLVGLWCWWSMRKRGTAEDSVTAAAAIVWAPLAAAIAILVNVPIRGFVERPRPFNDHEGLEVLIHGKTDFSFVSDHSTLAMGIAVGIFVANRKFGFVAIGLALFAGFSRVYMGVHYPTDVIGGFALGTAVALLLAPLAMALLTPLMAAIARSPRVGWFVRSKSAPVAYADEHGEAMGIPEPRPGSGRADPGEKDLAA, encoded by the coding sequence ATGGCTGGACTCGAACTCGACGGGTCGAACCCGGACGTCAGTCTGCTCTACGACATCAACGGCCTTGCGAAGGCCGCTCCGACCTGGTTCGACCGGGTCATGGAGTTCGTCGGCGAGTACGGGATCATGTTCGGCCTGGTGCTGGTGGGCCTGTGGTGCTGGTGGAGCATGCGCAAGCGTGGGACGGCCGAGGACTCGGTGACGGCTGCCGCCGCCATCGTCTGGGCGCCGCTCGCCGCCGCCATCGCGATCCTCGTCAACGTCCCGATCCGCGGTTTTGTCGAACGGCCGCGCCCGTTCAACGACCACGAGGGCCTTGAGGTCCTGATCCACGGCAAGACCGACTTCTCGTTCGTCAGCGACCACTCCACCCTGGCGATGGGCATCGCCGTCGGCATCTTCGTGGCGAACCGGAAGTTCGGCTTCGTCGCGATCGGCCTCGCGCTCTTCGCCGGTTTCAGCCGGGTCTACATGGGCGTCCACTACCCGACCGACGTGATCGGCGGATTCGCCCTCGGTACGGCGGTCGCCCTGCTGCTGGCCCCGCTCGCCATGGCGTTGCTGACCCCCCTGATGGCGGCGATCGCCCGCTCGCCGCGGGTGGGCTGGTTCGTCCGGTCGAAGAGCGCGCCCGTCGCGTACGCGGACGAGCACGGCGAGGCGATGGGCATCCCCGAGCCGCGGCCCGGTTCCGGACGGGCAGACCCGGGGGAGAAGGACCTGGCCGCCTGA
- a CDS encoding metal-sensitive transcriptional regulator has product MTTTGTTGTESTGVAAPDAGAAAPVDIVTDHDRGIHGYHHQKDEHLKRLRRIEGQIRGLQRMVDEDVYCIDILTQVSASTKALQSFALQLLEEHLRHCVADAAVKGGEEVDAKVEEATKAIARLLRT; this is encoded by the coding sequence ATGACCACGACCGGGACCACGGGGACGGAATCAACGGGCGTGGCGGCCCCGGACGCGGGGGCGGCCGCCCCCGTGGACATCGTCACCGACCACGACCGCGGCATTCACGGCTACCACCACCAGAAGGACGAGCACCTCAAACGGCTCCGCCGCATCGAGGGCCAGATCCGCGGCCTCCAGCGCATGGTCGACGAGGACGTCTACTGCATCGACATACTCACCCAGGTATCGGCGTCCACCAAGGCGCTCCAGTCCTTCGCCCTCCAGCTCCTGGAGGAGCACCTGCGCCACTGTGTCGCCGACGCGGCCGTCAAGGGCGGCGAGGAGGTCGACGCGAAGGTCGAGGAGGCCACGAAGGCCATCGCCCGCCTGCTCCGCACCTGA
- a CDS encoding DUF47 domain-containing protein yields the protein MRFRLTPRETSFYDMFSASADNIVTGSKLLMELLGADSASRVEIAERMRAAEHAGDDATHAIFHQLNSSFITPFDREDIYKLASSLDDIMDFMEEAVDLVVLYQVQELPKGVEKQIEVLARAAELTAEAMPGLRTMDNLTEYWIEINRLENQADQVHRKLLAQLFNGKYDAMEVLKLKQIVDVLEEAADAFEHVANTVETIAVKES from the coding sequence GTGCGCTTTCGTCTGACCCCCAGGGAGACGAGCTTCTACGACATGTTCTCCGCGTCCGCGGACAACATTGTCACGGGCTCGAAACTCCTGATGGAACTGCTCGGGGCGGATTCTGCCTCCCGAGTCGAGATCGCGGAGCGTATGCGGGCAGCGGAGCACGCGGGGGACGATGCCACCCACGCGATCTTCCACCAGCTGAACTCCTCCTTCATCACGCCGTTCGACCGCGAGGACATCTACAAGCTGGCGTCCTCGCTCGACGACATCATGGACTTCATGGAGGAGGCCGTCGACCTGGTCGTCCTCTACCAGGTCCAGGAGCTCCCCAAGGGCGTCGAGAAGCAGATCGAGGTGCTGGCCCGGGCGGCGGAGCTGACCGCCGAGGCCATGCCGGGGCTGCGGACCATGGACAACCTCACCGAGTACTGGATCGAGATCAACCGCCTGGAGAACCAGGCCGATCAGGTCCACCGCAAGCTGCTGGCCCAGCTCTTCAACGGCAAGTACGACGCCATGGAGGTGCTGAAGCTCAAGCAGATCGTGGATGTGCTGGAAGAGGCGGCTGACGCGTTCGAGCACGTCGCGAACACCGTGGAGACCATCGCGGTCAAGGAGTCCTGA